From Cricetulus griseus strain 17A/GY chromosome 1 unlocalized genomic scaffold, alternate assembly CriGri-PICRH-1.0 chr1_0, whole genome shotgun sequence, a single genomic window includes:
- the LOC113832123 gene encoding chitinase-like protein 3 — protein MLYKTNQDCVGSVLKATVSKLILIIGLNLLLNVHLGSAYQLMCYFNNLAQYQSDMEGIKPHDIDPCLCTHLIYSFAGNWKNNITMTKKKDLDDYKDFNDLKKRNNQLKTLLSIGCWNFGNAPFIIMVSTPVARQSFITSVIKFLRKYGFDGLNLSWQYPGCHGSPPRDKHLFTVFIQEIRKAFEKEVSKNKKPRLLVTAAVADTISTIKSGYEIPQLSRSLDYIQVMTYDLHGSWEGYTGENSPLYKSPTETGTKAFHNIKDIMDNWKNKGAAPEKLIVGFPAYGHTFILSDSSKTGIGAPSNRGGHPGPYTKKTGLWAYSEICTFLKNGATQVWNAAQQVPYAYYGNEWVGYDNIKSFLIKAQWLKKNRFGGAMIWAIDMDDFTGSFCGQGTFPLTSTLKKALKLHSASCKVTSIPSSWRRNSSSGALEPVFLLSGK, from the exons GTCTCAACTTGCTACTGAATGTCCATCTGG GCTCTGCCTACCAGCTGATGTGTTACTTCAACAACCTGGCTCAGTATCAATCAGATATGGAAGGTATTAAACCTCATGACATTGACCCCTGCCTATGTACTCACCTAATTTATTCCTTTGCTGGGAATTGGAAAAACAatatcaccatgaccaaaaagaaagACTTGGATGACTACAAAGactttaatgatttaaaaaaaag AAACAACCAGCTGAAAACACTCCTGTCCATTGGATGCTGGAACTTTGGAAATGCTCC TTTCATCATCATGGTCTCTACTCCAGTGGCCCGCCAGTCTTTCATTACTTCAGTTATCAAATTCCTGCGCAAATATGGCTTTGATGGACTGAACTTATCTTGGCAATACCCTGGTTGTCATGGAAGCCCTCCTAGGGACAAGCATCTCTTTACTGTCTTCATACAG GAAATACGTAAAGCTTTTGAGAAGGAGGTGAGTAAGAATAAAAAGCCCAGGTTGTTGGTCACTGCCGCAGTTGCTGATACCATCTCCACAATCAAATCTGGCTATGAGATTCCCCAACTGTCACG GTCCTTGGACTACATTCAAGTCATGACCTATGACCTCCATGGATCTTGGGAAGGCTACACTGGAGAAAACAGTCCCCTTTACAAATCTCCAACTGAAACTGGCACTAAGGCCTTCCACAACATA AAAGACATCATGGACAATTGGAAGAACAAAGGGGCAGCACCTGAGAAGCTCATTGTTGGATTCCCAGCATATGGACACACCTTCATCCTGAGTGACTCCTCTAAAACTGGAATTGGTGCCCCTAGCAACCGTGGTGGCCATCCAGGgccctacacaaagaaaactGGACTCTGGGCCTACTCTGAG atttgtacATTCCTGAAAAATGGAGCCACTCAGGTCTGGAATGCTGCTCAACAAGTGCCCTATGCCTACTATGGTAATGAATGGGTTGGCTATGACAATATCAAGAGCTTTCTTATCAAG GCTCAGTGGCTTAAGAAAAACAGGTTTGGAGGTGCTATGATCTGGGCTATTGATATGGATGACTTCACTGGCTCTTTCTGTGGTCAGGGCACATTTCCCCTGACCTCCACCTTAAAGAAAGCCCTCAAATTGCACAGTGCAA GTTGCAAAGTCACTTCTATTCCATCCAGTTGGAGAAGGAACAGCAGCTCTGGGGCCTTGGAGCCTGTGTTTCTACTTAGTGGCAAATAA